One Dissulfuribacter thermophilus DNA window includes the following coding sequences:
- the secY gene encoding preprotein translocase subunit SecY translates to MIGNIEGLGSVPELRKRILFTLMMLAVFRIGAQIPTPGIDAQALAAFFSRAEGTLFGLFDMFSGGALKKLSIFALGIMPYISASIILQLLTVAIPQLEALKKEGQAGQKKLSQYTRYGTVALSALQGLGIAIGLENMHAPNGLPIVAVPGWGFRLLTALTLMSGTVFLMWLGEQITERGVGNGISLIIFAGIVARMPSAVIDTFRLVKTGELHPAVLLLLAIVMAGVVAFICFMERAHRRIPVQYARRVVGRRVYGGQSSHLPLKVNTAGVIPPIFASSIIMFPATIANFIQVPWMQSVARALMPGSFVYEFIYVIFIIFFAYFYTAIIYNPMDMAENLKKYGGYIPGIRPGRRTAEYIDRVLSRITLIGAIYVAIICVLPSVLITQFNVPFYFGGTALLIVVGVGMDTMGQIESHLLAKNYEGLMQGVRLRGRR, encoded by the coding sequence GTGATAGGCAATATTGAGGGTCTTGGGTCTGTACCAGAGCTTAGAAAACGAATCCTTTTCACATTAATGATGTTGGCAGTCTTTAGGATTGGGGCCCAAATACCAACCCCTGGTATAGATGCACAGGCCCTAGCTGCCTTTTTCTCCAGGGCTGAGGGGACACTCTTTGGGCTTTTCGACATGTTTTCTGGCGGGGCCTTAAAAAAGTTGTCCATATTCGCCCTGGGTATAATGCCCTATATTTCTGCATCTATTATCCTTCAGCTTTTGACTGTAGCTATACCTCAACTTGAGGCCCTGAAAAAGGAAGGGCAGGCAGGACAAAAAAAACTAAGTCAATACACCAGATATGGCACCGTTGCGCTAAGTGCTCTTCAAGGCCTCGGTATTGCCATAGGACTTGAGAATATGCATGCACCCAATGGCCTACCAATTGTAGCTGTGCCCGGTTGGGGCTTCAGGCTATTGACTGCACTTACTCTTATGTCAGGTACAGTGTTCCTAATGTGGCTGGGGGAACAAATCACTGAACGTGGCGTGGGAAATGGTATATCTCTTATCATCTTTGCAGGTATAGTAGCAAGGATGCCATCTGCTGTAATTGACACCTTTAGGCTTGTCAAAACTGGCGAACTACATCCAGCAGTCTTGTTGCTTCTGGCTATTGTAATGGCTGGAGTTGTAGCCTTCATATGTTTCATGGAGAGGGCACATAGGAGGATTCCAGTACAGTATGCCCGTCGTGTGGTAGGGCGTCGTGTTTATGGCGGGCAAAGTTCGCATTTACCTCTCAAGGTCAACACTGCTGGTGTTATTCCTCCAATTTTTGCCTCATCAATAATTATGTTTCCTGCAACCATAGCCAATTTCATTCAGGTGCCATGGATGCAGAGCGTTGCTCGTGCCCTCATGCCTGGAAGCTTCGTATATGAATTTATTTACGTCATATTCATAATATTTTTCGCCTACTTCTATACTGCTATCATCTATAATCCAATGGATATGGCTGAAAACTTGAAAAAATATGGTGGTTACATCCCCGGAATTCGCCCTGGTAGGCGAACTGCTGAATACATCGACAGGGTTCTAAGCAGGATTACACTGATCGGTGCTATCTATGTGGCTATCATCTGTGTTCTGCCGAGCGTACTAATCACACAGTTTAACGTACCCTTCTATTTCGGTGGAACAGCGTTACTCATCGTAGTTGGCGTAGGTATGGATACTATGGGACAGATTGAATCACACCTACTTGCCAAGAATTATGAAGGGTTAATGCAAGGAGTTCGCCTCAGAGGGCGCAGATAA
- the map gene encoding type I methionyl aminopeptidase, with amino-acid sequence MRFKRKTSKGITLKAPWEIDRLRSANKIVAEVLHVLKNEAKPGITTEELDAIAHNRILKSGGKPAFLGYRGYPATTCISINNEVVHGIPSSKRVLNDGDLVSIDIGVIYKDYYGDAAISFIIGEGSERARNIIKVTEESLYRGIEKATARNRLHDISSAIQEYVEANGYNVVRKFVGHGIGRRLHEPPEVPNYGRPKQGPMLKVGMVLAIEPMVNEGTGDVIVLDDGWTAVTADGKLSAHFEHSVAILNNGPEILSRI; translated from the coding sequence GTGCGATTTAAGAGAAAAACTTCGAAGGGCATAACATTAAAAGCCCCCTGGGAAATTGATAGGCTGCGGTCGGCAAATAAGATCGTAGCTGAAGTACTTCATGTATTGAAAAATGAGGCAAAACCTGGTATCACCACCGAGGAATTAGATGCCATAGCGCACAATAGGATTTTAAAATCGGGTGGCAAACCAGCTTTTTTAGGATACAGGGGCTACCCAGCGACTACATGCATATCTATTAACAATGAAGTAGTACATGGAATACCCTCATCCAAGAGGGTTCTAAATGATGGAGATTTGGTCAGTATTGACATAGGAGTTATTTATAAAGATTATTATGGTGATGCTGCCATTAGTTTTATTATAGGTGAAGGTAGTGAGCGTGCTCGTAATATCATAAAGGTTACTGAGGAGTCGTTGTATAGAGGAATTGAAAAGGCCACGGCTAGAAACAGATTACATGATATTTCCTCTGCAATACAGGAATATGTAGAAGCAAATGGGTATAATGTGGTAAGGAAGTTTGTTGGGCATGGGATAGGAAGACGGCTCCATGAACCACCAGAGGTCCCCAATTATGGGAGGCCAAAACAGGGGCCCATGTTAAAAGTGGGTATGGTATTGGCTATTGAACCTATGGTGAATGAGGGTACTGGCGACGTAATTGTGTTAGATGATGGATGGACAGCTGTCACAGCTGATGGTAAATTGTCAGCTCATTTTGAGCATAGCGTCGCCATCTTGAATAACGGACCAGAAATTTTATCTAGGATTTGA
- the infA gene encoding translation initiation factor IF-1 — protein MAKSDAIQVEGTVLETLPNAMFRVELENGHKVLAHISGKMRMHYIRILPGDKVTVELSPYDLTRGRIVYRSK, from the coding sequence ATGGCAAAGTCAGATGCAATACAAGTGGAAGGTACTGTGTTAGAAACTCTTCCAAACGCTATGTTCCGAGTGGAATTAGAAAATGGCCATAAGGTATTGGCCCACATATCTGGAAAGATGCGCATGCATTACATTAGGATTCTACCAGGAGACAAGGTTACAGTTGAACTGTCTCCATATGATTTAACTAGAGGTAGGATAGTATATAGGTCAAAATAA
- the rpsM gene encoding 30S ribosomal protein S13 — protein sequence MARIAGVDLPKNKRMEIALTYIYGIGRTTAQKILDKAGIDWNKKTDELTDDDINKLRKIIDAEYKVEGDLRREVSMNIKRLMDLGCYRGLRHRKGLPVRGQRTCTNARTRKGPRRAAIKKKRRT from the coding sequence GTGGCAAGGATAGCAGGAGTAGATCTTCCAAAGAATAAGCGTATGGAAATTGCGCTTACTTATATTTATGGAATCGGTAGAACAACTGCCCAAAAAATTTTAGATAAGGCAGGTATCGATTGGAACAAGAAGACTGACGAACTTACAGATGATGATATTAACAAATTGAGAAAAATTATCGACGCCGAATATAAGGTCGAAGGTGACCTTAGGCGTGAAGTATCTATGAACATTAAGAGGTTGATGGACCTCGGATGCTATAGGGGACTGCGGCATAGGAAAGGCCTCCCAGTAAGGGGACAGAGGACCTGTACCAATGCAAGAACTAGAAAGGGTCCACGCCGTGCAGCCATTAAGAAGAAGAGACGTACATAG
- the rpsK gene encoding 30S ribosomal protein S11, translating to MASPRRRRGKKEKKNVPEGIAHIQATFNNTIVTITDKQGNAISWASAGTQGFKGSRKGTPFAAQVAAENAAKKAAEHGMRTVEVHVKGPGSGREAALRALQMAGLQIKVIKDVTPLPHNGCRPPKRRRV from the coding sequence ATGGCATCACCCAGAAGACGAAGGGGAAAAAAGGAAAAGAAAAACGTACCAGAAGGTATAGCGCATATTCAGGCTACCTTCAACAACACTATAGTCACCATTACGGACAAACAAGGAAATGCCATTTCTTGGGCAAGTGCGGGTACACAGGGGTTCAAGGGATCTAGAAAAGGAACTCCTTTTGCCGCTCAGGTCGCAGCTGAAAATGCAGCAAAGAAGGCAGCAGAGCACGGGATGAGGACAGTTGAGGTTCATGTAAAAGGGCCTGGCTCAGGAAGAGAGGCCGCGCTTCGAGCACTGCAGATGGCTGGGCTCCAGATCAAAGTTATCAAAGATGTAACTCCTCTACCCCATAATGGGTGTAGACCTCCCAAGAGGCGCAGAGTTTAA
- the rpsD gene encoding 30S ribosomal protein S4 codes for MARYTGPRCRYCRREGSKLFLKGDRCYTDKCAFERRGYAPGQHGKARLKQSDYGIRLREKQRVRRIYGVQEGQFARYFNMADRQKGVTGTNLLVLLERRLDNVVYRMGFAESRNQARQLVKHGHFLVNGKKVDIPSFLVKVGDEIAVKEKSKDILPIKQSIETIARRGVPDWLEVDADALRGKVKAMPERHHITMPIQEQLIVEFYSK; via the coding sequence TTGGCTCGATACACTGGACCAAGATGTAGATATTGTAGGCGTGAAGGCAGCAAGCTTTTTTTGAAGGGTGATCGTTGTTACACGGATAAATGTGCCTTCGAACGAAGGGGTTATGCTCCAGGGCAACACGGAAAAGCTAGGCTTAAACAGTCAGACTATGGAATTCGTCTAAGGGAAAAACAGAGAGTACGCCGTATTTACGGTGTCCAGGAGGGGCAATTTGCCCGCTATTTTAATATGGCTGATAGGCAAAAGGGAGTTACGGGTACCAACTTGCTTGTGCTCCTAGAGAGAAGGCTTGACAACGTAGTTTATCGAATGGGGTTTGCTGAATCTAGAAATCAAGCCAGGCAATTAGTCAAACACGGACACTTTCTGGTTAATGGTAAAAAAGTCGATATTCCCTCATTTCTTGTGAAGGTTGGGGACGAGATAGCAGTAAAAGAGAAGAGTAAAGACATCTTGCCCATTAAGCAGTCTATAGAAACGATAGCCCGCCGCGGCGTTCCTGACTGGCTAGAAGTTGATGCTGATGCCCTCCGTGGAAAGGTAAAGGCAATGCCAGAAAGGCATCATATCACAATGCCCATCCAGGAGCAGCTCATAGTTGAGTTCTACTCCAAATAA
- a CDS encoding DNA-directed RNA polymerase subunit alpha: MNKNKDENIPFYRNWRELITPKSIHVDPETHSNTYGKFTCEPLERGFGVTIGNAIRRVLLSSLQGAAITSIRIEGVHHELSSIPGVIEDVTDLILNLKGVKLKLFQDDTRLLVLEKKGGGEIKAGDFVAPNGGVEVLNPDHYLATLSKDGEIRLEATVKWGKGYVPSEKNKDPNAPVGTIPIDALFSPIEKVNFTVSQARVGQQTDYDKLTLEIWTDGSVLPEDALAYAAKIIKEQVNVFINFDETEEPEEEKESDGIEAIRKWLDRRIDELEFSVRSANCLKNANIHYIGELVQKTEQEMLKTKNFGRKSLKEIKDILSGMGLDLGMKLEGWEPPEDNYDPIDVDKGK; encoded by the coding sequence ATGAATAAAAATAAAGATGAAAATATTCCATTTTATAGGAATTGGCGTGAGTTAATCACGCCTAAGTCTATACATGTGGACCCTGAAACCCATTCCAATACATATGGGAAGTTTACGTGTGAGCCACTAGAACGAGGGTTCGGTGTCACAATTGGAAATGCAATAAGGAGGGTCCTGCTTTCTTCACTTCAGGGAGCTGCAATTACGTCTATTAGAATAGAGGGCGTTCATCATGAACTGTCCAGCATTCCTGGAGTAATAGAAGACGTTACAGATTTGATCTTAAATCTGAAAGGCGTGAAACTGAAACTTTTCCAAGATGATACCAGACTATTGGTCTTGGAAAAGAAGGGCGGTGGCGAGATAAAGGCAGGGGATTTTGTTGCACCAAACGGCGGCGTGGAAGTATTGAATCCTGACCATTATCTGGCCACTCTCTCCAAGGATGGGGAAATTAGACTTGAAGCCACTGTAAAGTGGGGCAAGGGGTATGTGCCTTCAGAAAAGAATAAGGATCCAAATGCCCCGGTAGGCACTATCCCTATAGACGCACTATTCTCCCCGATTGAGAAGGTTAATTTCACAGTCTCTCAGGCAAGAGTTGGACAACAGACAGACTATGACAAGTTGACCCTTGAGATTTGGACAGATGGCAGTGTACTTCCTGAGGATGCTCTAGCCTATGCAGCAAAGATCATCAAGGAACAGGTAAATGTCTTTATCAATTTTGATGAGACAGAGGAACCAGAGGAAGAGAAGGAGTCAGATGGCATTGAGGCTATTAGAAAATGGCTAGACAGGCGAATTGATGAATTGGAGTTTTCTGTCAGGAGTGCCAACTGTCTTAAGAATGCAAATATTCATTATATTGGTGAGCTTGTACAAAAAACTGAGCAAGAGATGTTGAAAACAAAGAATTTTGGTAGGAAGTCCCTGAAGGAAATCAAAGACATTCTTTCTGGAATGGGACTTGATCTAGGCATGAAGCTCGAAGGATGGGAGCCACCAGAAGACAATTATGATCCAATAGATGTAGACAAGGGGAAGTAA
- a CDS encoding chloride channel protein, with amino-acid sequence MKLNEITIKDPAKKAGKWFFLCIVTGLLAGLGAIVLYALLNFGHSFFLEHLIGLDLPHPQGEHPIFHFPPRPFSPLLLLIIPTVGGLISGLLVAKFCPEAGGHGTDAAIVAYHRNNGKINIKVPLVKTVASFFTLGTGGSGGSEGPICQIGAGIGSTLAQKLKLSNREMRILMAAGLGAGIGSIFRAPLTGALFASEILYKESEFEADVIIPTAIASVVGYSLFCTVFGWGSLFHAEDFPFRNALELGPYTVLAFALVPFVILFVKCFWGFHDFFQKLNIPLWIKPAIGALLTGILGLFIPQVIGFSYGFVQEALNHHVSIYLLLVVALAKILATSFSIGSGGSGGVFGPSVVIGGCVGGAVGMAFHNILPGIVTESAPFVIVGMAGFLAGSSNVPITAIIVVSEITSSYHLLLPSMLVCSLCFFLCKRWNLYRAQEPNKVASPAHRGEFFTNILEDIKVKDIFNPRKVYAVIPEDMNFSQFCKFFSKTEQHYFPVVDKNGKLSGIFSINDIRHCIFAEDLSHIVIMRDVARKDVIKTTPSEDVNTLLKKFTIRNIDQIPVVSDDDPGEFLGMISRREVIDFYNRRIEKIQRESQEKQERYIPF; translated from the coding sequence ATGAAACTTAATGAGATTACTATAAAGGATCCCGCCAAGAAGGCAGGAAAATGGTTTTTTTTATGCATAGTGACTGGCCTTTTAGCCGGACTCGGGGCCATTGTCCTCTATGCCTTATTGAATTTCGGACATTCATTTTTTCTAGAACACCTAATAGGACTTGACTTGCCTCATCCTCAGGGAGAGCATCCAATTTTCCATTTTCCTCCTCGACCTTTTTCACCATTACTCCTATTAATTATTCCAACTGTTGGAGGCCTGATTAGCGGTCTTCTAGTTGCCAAATTCTGTCCAGAGGCAGGTGGGCACGGTACTGATGCTGCCATCGTTGCATATCACCGGAATAATGGAAAAATTAACATCAAGGTACCTTTAGTGAAGACTGTTGCATCTTTCTTCACACTCGGTACAGGAGGTTCTGGAGGTAGTGAAGGACCAATTTGTCAAATAGGTGCCGGGATTGGCTCTACACTGGCCCAAAAACTTAAGCTAAGCAATCGCGAAATGAGAATTCTAATGGCTGCAGGTCTAGGAGCAGGTATTGGTAGTATATTTCGAGCACCTTTGACTGGGGCACTTTTTGCCTCGGAAATTCTTTACAAAGAATCCGAATTTGAAGCCGACGTCATAATTCCAACAGCTATAGCCTCAGTCGTAGGATATAGTCTATTTTGCACAGTATTTGGATGGGGCAGCCTTTTTCACGCAGAGGATTTCCCATTTAGAAACGCCTTAGAACTAGGACCATATACGGTTCTGGCCTTTGCCTTGGTTCCCTTTGTAATACTTTTTGTAAAATGCTTCTGGGGCTTCCACGATTTCTTTCAAAAACTCAATATTCCGTTGTGGATCAAACCGGCTATCGGAGCTCTACTCACTGGGATATTAGGATTATTTATTCCGCAAGTAATTGGGTTTAGCTATGGATTCGTTCAGGAAGCATTGAACCACCACGTTTCAATTTATCTCCTGTTAGTTGTTGCATTGGCCAAAATTCTTGCCACTTCATTCTCTATTGGCTCTGGGGGAAGTGGTGGCGTGTTTGGGCCAAGCGTTGTCATCGGAGGATGCGTTGGAGGCGCTGTTGGTATGGCGTTCCACAATATACTGCCAGGAATTGTAACAGAATCGGCACCTTTTGTAATAGTAGGTATGGCAGGTTTTTTGGCGGGAAGTTCTAACGTACCCATTACTGCAATCATAGTAGTGAGTGAAATTACCAGTTCTTATCATTTACTGTTACCAAGCATGCTAGTGTGCAGCCTATGTTTCTTCCTGTGCAAACGTTGGAATCTTTACAGGGCCCAAGAACCTAATAAAGTCGCTTCTCCTGCCCACAGAGGCGAATTCTTCACCAACATCTTGGAGGACATAAAAGTAAAGGATATTTTTAATCCCAGGAAGGTCTATGCAGTTATCCCTGAAGACATGAACTTCTCTCAGTTCTGCAAGTTTTTTTCCAAAACAGAACAACATTACTTCCCAGTAGTAGATAAAAATGGAAAGCTTTCTGGAATTTTTTCAATTAATGACATCCGACATTGCATATTTGCAGAAGACCTTAGTCATATAGTGATAATGAGAGATGTTGCAAGAAAAGACGTTATCAAAACAACTCCCTCTGAAGACGTGAATACCCTGCTAAAAAAATTCACTATTCGAAATATTGATCAAATTCCAGTGGTCAGCGACGATGATCCAGGTGAATTCCTAGGAATGATTTCTAGAAGGGAAGTCATTGACTTTTACAATCGGCGAATTGAAAAAATTCAACGTGAATCCCAGGAAAAACAAGAACGCTACATTCCTTTTTAA